A genomic segment from Nocardiopsis sp. Huas11 encodes:
- a CDS encoding tRNA adenosine deaminase-associated protein encodes MSTFAAVFAPNGKTWRGTEVELGDVSVIDDITDLMIDFAVERGGDSSLLLVEADDEWFALVRTEEDGEPRVYLSDARVVHDHPLAAVLSEAGGLGAPQPAESAGARPNPAPDGDGRMLADLGITEDELRSLSVGGGVLPSDVLAVVAERAGFADLLDEMRL; translated from the coding sequence GTGTCGACCTTCGCAGCTGTCTTCGCCCCCAACGGGAAGACGTGGCGGGGAACCGAGGTCGAACTCGGGGACGTGAGCGTCATCGACGACATCACGGACCTGATGATCGACTTCGCCGTCGAGCGGGGCGGTGACTCCTCCCTTCTCCTCGTCGAGGCCGACGACGAGTGGTTCGCCCTCGTCCGGACCGAGGAGGACGGCGAGCCCCGTGTCTACCTGTCCGACGCGCGGGTGGTGCACGACCACCCCCTGGCGGCGGTCCTGTCCGAGGCGGGCGGGCTCGGCGCCCCCCAGCCCGCGGAGAGTGCCGGCGCGCGGCCCAATCCGGCGCCGGACGGCGACGGGCGCATGCTCGCGGACCTGGGGATCACCGAGGACGAGCTGCGTTCGCTCTCGGTCGGCGGCGGTGTGCTGCCCAGCGACGTCCTCGCGGTCGTCGCCGAGCGCGCCGGCTTCGCCGACCTCCTCGACGAGATGAGGCTGTGA
- a CDS encoding nucleoside deaminase, with protein sequence MPDRDAVDAALRLAIAEGELAEDTGDVPVGAVVLDADGTVLGTGRNEREATGDPTAHAEVLALRAAARARGEWRLSGCTLAVTLEPCTMCAGAIVLSRVDRLVFGARDAKAGAVGSLWDVVRDPRLNHRPEVVPPDLVSEDVADRCADLLIRFFERRRIR encoded by the coding sequence GTGCCGGACCGGGACGCCGTGGACGCGGCGCTGCGCCTGGCGATCGCCGAGGGCGAGCTCGCCGAGGACACGGGCGACGTCCCGGTGGGAGCGGTGGTGCTCGACGCCGACGGGACCGTCCTCGGAACGGGGCGCAACGAGCGTGAGGCCACCGGTGACCCCACGGCGCACGCCGAGGTACTCGCCCTGCGCGCGGCGGCCCGTGCGCGCGGTGAGTGGCGTCTGAGCGGCTGCACGCTGGCCGTGACGCTGGAGCCGTGCACGATGTGCGCCGGTGCGATCGTGCTGTCCCGGGTGGACCGGCTGGTCTTCGGCGCCCGCGACGCCAAGGCGGGAGCCGTCGGGTCGCTCTGGGACGTGGTCCGCGACCCCCGTCTCAACCACCGTCCGGAAGTCGTTCCACCCGACCTGGTCAGCGAGGACGTCGCGGATCGGTGCGCGGATCTGCTGATTCGATTTTTCGAGAGGCGCAGGATCCGGTAG
- a CDS encoding protein phosphatase 2C domain-containing protein yields the protein MPFLLATEPGRPDRDNEDFAAATPDGAVVLDGVGAPHGVDVGCAHGAAWYTHRLGGLLVAGLAGGRPLRDVLAEAITTAASLHGPGCDLGNQDGPSATVVLVRFAGDRLEHLVLCDSVLLVEDTGGTVTAIRDTRLDDLRRELAAAPPAADGPEPATGPHARGRGIRARRNVPGGFWTAGADPRASAEALTGSLPLDGLAGFAALTDGATRGVELFGSQTWRDCYALAAGDGPAALIEHVRALEREDAGPRRYTPGKLHDDATAVIWSPA from the coding sequence GTGCCCTTCCTGCTGGCCACCGAGCCCGGACGCCCCGACCGCGACAACGAGGACTTCGCCGCCGCCACCCCCGACGGAGCCGTGGTCTTGGACGGCGTCGGCGCACCTCACGGAGTGGACGTCGGCTGCGCGCACGGCGCGGCCTGGTACACCCACCGCCTGGGCGGCCTCCTGGTCGCCGGGCTCGCGGGCGGCCGGCCCCTGCGGGACGTGCTCGCCGAGGCGATCACCACCGCGGCCTCCCTCCACGGGCCCGGCTGCGATCTCGGCAACCAGGACGGCCCCTCGGCCACCGTCGTCCTGGTCCGCTTCGCCGGCGACCGGCTGGAGCACCTCGTCCTGTGCGACTCGGTGCTCCTGGTCGAGGACACAGGCGGCACGGTCACCGCTATCAGGGACACCCGCCTGGACGACCTGAGGCGCGAACTCGCCGCCGCTCCCCCGGCCGCGGACGGCCCCGAGCCCGCGACCGGGCCCCACGCGCGAGGACGGGGGATCCGGGCCCGCCGCAACGTGCCGGGCGGGTTCTGGACCGCCGGCGCCGATCCCCGCGCGTCCGCCGAAGCCCTGACCGGATCCCTGCCCCTGGACGGGCTGGCCGGGTTCGCCGCGCTGACGGACGGCGCCACGCGCGGTGTGGAGCTCTTCGGCTCCCAGACCTGGCGCGACTGCTACGCCCTCGCCGCTGGGGACGGCCCCGCGGCGCTGATCGAGCACGTGCGCGCACTCGAACGGGAGGACGCCGGGCCGCGGCGGTACACGCCCGGCAAGCTCCACGACGACGCCACCGCCGTCATCTGGTCCCCCGCCTGA
- a CDS encoding LacI family DNA-binding transcriptional regulator, translating to MDEPGHGPAGSGRVGLVVARPVRMLGTEPYFMEFVAGIEERLAGRGGSVILHLVPTPEEEAATYRRWADRRLVDAVVVVNLTSDDERPALLDALGLPAVLAGSWDGPAEPPAVRTDDAAPVRDAVARLVDLGHRDIARVTGPARLRHTTARTTALAEACRSAGLPEPTVVEGDYSHESGERLTAGLLAGDPRPTAILYDNDAMAVAGLAAARRLGVPVPDRLSLVAWDDSVLCELATPPLSAMSVDVYQYGASVARTVLELLDGAPVEPRWSPAARFVARGSTGPAPR from the coding sequence ATGGACGAGCCGGGACACGGTCCCGCGGGATCCGGACGGGTCGGCCTGGTCGTCGCCCGACCCGTCCGGATGCTCGGCACCGAGCCGTACTTCATGGAGTTCGTGGCGGGCATCGAGGAGCGGCTCGCCGGCCGCGGCGGGTCGGTGATCCTGCACCTGGTGCCCACACCGGAGGAGGAGGCCGCGACCTACCGGCGCTGGGCGGACCGCCGCCTGGTGGACGCGGTGGTGGTGGTCAACCTGACCTCCGACGACGAACGGCCGGCGCTCCTGGACGCACTGGGCCTGCCCGCCGTGCTGGCGGGCTCCTGGGACGGCCCCGCCGAGCCGCCCGCCGTGCGCACCGACGACGCGGCCCCCGTCCGTGACGCCGTGGCCCGGCTCGTGGACCTGGGGCACCGGGACATCGCCCGCGTGACGGGCCCCGCCCGGCTGCGGCACACCACCGCGCGCACGACCGCCCTCGCCGAGGCGTGCCGGTCGGCGGGTCTCCCGGAACCGACGGTGGTGGAGGGCGACTACTCGCACGAGTCGGGTGAACGGCTCACGGCCGGGCTGCTCGCGGGCGACCCCCGGCCCACGGCGATCCTGTACGACAACGACGCCATGGCGGTCGCGGGCCTGGCCGCCGCGCGCAGGCTGGGCGTGCCCGTACCGGACCGGTTGAGCCTGGTCGCCTGGGACGACTCGGTCCTGTGCGAGCTGGCCACACCGCCGCTGAGCGCGATGAGCGTGGACGTGTACCAGTACGGCGCCTCGGTCGCCCGCACCGTCCTGGAGCTCCTCGACGGAGCACCGGTCGAACCGCGGTGGTCCCCCGCCGCCCGCTTCGTCGCCCGCGGCAGCACCGGCCCCGCTCCCCGCTGA
- a CDS encoding glycoside hydrolase family 2 protein has translation MRFRQTLHDGWRMSAIAGPVPENIAGRALPAAVPGSTHLDLLAAGLIPEPYLDSAETELAWIHRTDWRYELTFDATAPAEGERVDLAFDGLDTVATVELNGHVLGRTANMHRSYRFDVRAALREGANELAVTFRSALEFAEEQRESLGARPHVNAHPFNMIRKMACSFGWDWGPDLQTAGIWRPVRLERWTTARLARVRPLVTVAPDGSGRVEVHADVERAGTGTDTGLVLTAEVAGHRVEAAVPAGADTAVAVVEVPGVRLWWPAGHGEQPLYDLSFALAEAGAAEPLDTGSRRIGFRTVTVDTAPDEHGTPFTLVVNGKPIFVKGANWIPDDHFLTRITRERLERRVDQAVGANMNLLRVWGGGIFESEDFYDVCDERGVLVWQDFLLACAAYPEEEPLRSEFEAEAREHVARLTSHASLALWNGGNENLWGYMDWGWQEPLAGRTWGHGYYTDLFPRIVAELDPTRFYADGSPYSPGHALDAVHPNVDDHGTHHEWTVWNQTDYRAYRDNVPRFCSEFGFQGPPTWATLTDWVHDEPMTPESPAFLLHQKAEDGNGKLNRGLSAHLPTPATFEDWHWATQLNQARAIVFGIEHYRSWWPRTAGAIVWQINDCWPVTSWAAVDGDERAKPLLYGLRHAYAPRLLTVQPRDGRDVLVAVNDTDEPWEGRVAVQRQSFAGAVLAEDGIDLSVAPRATAVLDLARPLLAAGNTKEEVLVATYEDARAVHLFREDVDLHYATDALTAKAVAVPGGYRVDVRARSFARDVAILADRVAPDAEVDDMLVTLLAGESRSFTVRTEADIDPSALTAPLVLRSANTPHAGAVPA, from the coding sequence ATGCGGTTCCGTCAGACCCTGCACGACGGCTGGCGGATGTCCGCCATCGCCGGCCCCGTCCCGGAGAACATCGCCGGACGCGCCCTGCCCGCGGCGGTGCCGGGCAGCACCCACCTCGACCTGCTGGCGGCCGGCCTGATCCCGGAGCCGTACCTGGACTCCGCCGAGACCGAGCTCGCGTGGATCCACCGCACCGACTGGCGCTACGAGCTGACCTTCGACGCGACCGCTCCCGCGGAGGGCGAGCGCGTCGACCTGGCCTTCGACGGCCTGGACACGGTGGCCACCGTCGAACTCAACGGGCACGTGCTCGGCCGCACCGCCAACATGCACCGGTCCTACCGCTTCGACGTCCGCGCGGCGCTGCGCGAGGGCGCCAACGAGCTCGCCGTCACCTTCCGCTCCGCGCTGGAGTTCGCCGAGGAGCAGCGCGAGTCCCTGGGCGCGCGCCCCCACGTCAACGCGCACCCGTTCAACATGATCCGCAAGATGGCCTGCTCCTTCGGATGGGACTGGGGGCCCGACCTGCAGACCGCCGGGATCTGGCGCCCCGTCCGCCTGGAGCGCTGGACCACCGCCCGACTCGCTCGGGTTCGCCCCCTGGTCACGGTCGCGCCCGACGGGAGCGGGCGCGTGGAGGTGCACGCCGACGTCGAGCGCGCGGGCACCGGGACAGACACCGGCCTGGTGCTCACCGCGGAGGTGGCCGGCCACCGCGTCGAGGCGGCCGTGCCCGCCGGAGCCGACACCGCGGTCGCCGTCGTGGAGGTCCCCGGCGTCCGGCTGTGGTGGCCGGCCGGCCACGGCGAACAGCCCCTGTACGACCTGTCCTTCGCACTCGCCGAGGCCGGCGCCGCCGAGCCCCTCGACACCGGCTCCCGCCGGATCGGGTTCCGCACCGTCACCGTGGACACGGCGCCGGACGAGCACGGGACCCCGTTCACCCTTGTCGTCAACGGCAAGCCGATCTTCGTCAAGGGCGCCAACTGGATCCCCGACGACCACTTCCTCACCCGCATCACCCGCGAGCGCCTGGAGCGCCGCGTGGACCAGGCGGTCGGGGCGAACATGAACCTGCTGCGCGTGTGGGGCGGCGGGATCTTCGAGAGCGAGGACTTCTACGACGTCTGCGACGAGCGCGGCGTCCTCGTGTGGCAGGACTTCCTCCTGGCCTGCGCCGCCTACCCGGAGGAGGAGCCGCTCCGGAGCGAGTTCGAGGCCGAGGCCAGGGAGCACGTCGCCCGCCTGACCTCGCACGCCTCGCTCGCGCTGTGGAACGGCGGGAACGAGAACCTCTGGGGCTACATGGACTGGGGCTGGCAGGAGCCGCTGGCCGGACGCACCTGGGGCCACGGCTACTACACCGACCTGTTCCCCCGGATCGTCGCCGAGCTCGACCCCACGCGCTTCTACGCCGACGGCAGCCCCTACAGCCCCGGGCACGCGCTCGACGCGGTCCACCCCAACGTCGACGACCACGGCACCCACCACGAGTGGACCGTGTGGAACCAGACGGACTACCGCGCCTACCGCGACAACGTCCCCCGGTTCTGCTCGGAGTTCGGCTTCCAGGGCCCGCCCACCTGGGCCACCCTGACCGACTGGGTGCACGACGAGCCGATGACCCCGGAGTCGCCCGCGTTCCTGCTGCACCAGAAGGCCGAGGACGGCAACGGCAAGCTGAACCGGGGGCTGTCCGCCCACCTGCCCACGCCCGCCACGTTCGAGGACTGGCACTGGGCGACCCAGCTCAACCAGGCACGCGCCATCGTCTTCGGGATCGAGCACTACCGCTCCTGGTGGCCGCGCACCGCGGGCGCGATCGTCTGGCAGATCAACGACTGCTGGCCGGTCACCTCCTGGGCCGCGGTCGACGGCGACGAGCGCGCCAAGCCCTTGCTCTACGGGCTCCGGCACGCCTACGCTCCGCGCCTGCTCACGGTGCAGCCGCGCGACGGCCGCGACGTCCTCGTGGCGGTCAACGACACCGACGAGCCGTGGGAGGGGCGGGTCGCGGTCCAGCGCCAGTCCTTCGCGGGCGCCGTCCTGGCCGAGGACGGGATCGACCTCTCCGTGGCCCCGCGCGCCACCGCCGTGCTCGACCTGGCCAGGCCGCTGCTGGCGGCCGGGAACACCAAGGAGGAGGTGCTGGTGGCCACGTACGAGGACGCGCGCGCCGTGCACCTGTTCCGTGAGGACGTCGACCTGCACTACGCAACGGACGCCCTGACCGCCAAGGCCGTCGCGGTCCCCGGCGGCTACCGGGTGGACGTGCGCGCCAGGTCCTTCGCCCGTGACGTGGCGATTTTGGCCGACCGGGTGGCGCCGGACGCCGAGGTGGACGACATGCTCGTCACCCTGCTCGCCGGGGAGAGCCGGTCCTTCACGGTACGGACGGAGGCCGACATCGACCCGTCCGCCCTGACCGCGCCCCTGGTCCTGCGGTCGGCCAACACTCCGCACGCCGGGGCGGTGCCCGCCTGA
- a CDS encoding DUF3500 domain-containing protein — protein MYDGHSPCCATPQRHPHCVLISQQPHQDASFFGLARPPLEHRSRRAASVIHALAPLPEGPRRAKLREVRRHADDSWFSWIGGHAPGDVFYYRLQSPVLVAELDHHGGVFLDDDVPRRFHVHTVLRVPNGNDYGRSWVRQWRARCP, from the coding sequence GTGTATGACGGACACTCACCCTGCTGCGCGACGCCCCAGCGGCACCCTCACTGCGTTCTCATCAGTCAACAGCCACACCAGGATGCTTCCTTCTTCGGCCTTGCGAGGCCACCACTGGAACACCGCTCGCGACGGGCGGCATCCGTCATACACGCCCTGGCGCCGCTGCCGGAGGGCCCGCGCCGGGCGAAACTGCGCGAGGTGCGCCGGCACGCCGACGACTCGTGGTTCTCCTGGATCGGAGGGCACGCGCCCGGCGACGTGTTCTACTACCGCCTGCAGTCACCGGTGCTCGTCGCCGAACTGGACCACCACGGCGGTGTCTTCCTCGACGACGACGTGCCGCGGCGCTTCCACGTGCACACCGTGCTGCGCGTGCCGAACGGCAACGACTACGGGCGGTCGTGGGTGCGCCAGTGGCGCGCCCGGTGTCCGTGA
- a CDS encoding ROK family transcriptional regulator — protein MGTTARAVPHTTSRAAVLDAVRAAGTISRAGLVRATGFTGATISTVVRRLIDDGLVLETGRAESTGGKPRVLLRLDRNARYAVGVHLDPLGTTCVLTDLTGAVVSRMTSAGTGAEDAAAVVERTAHQIDVLVEGAGIDRDRVLGAGLVSATHGSPTREPVLRYWADYPIGAELRERTGLPVVLGNDATAAALGEYWSGAVGGSSAFAAVYMGTGVGAGLLLDGIPYSGSSGNAGEIGHVCVDVDGPPCWCGARGCVEAIAGPAAVVALARDDAALARAAGLAQGADGPPPSVAAGFAAVVRAARRGEPTARALLDRSARRLAVAVRGLANVMDLDLLVLTGASLSVAGPVYLPAIRRELDQAFFARGTHGVEVRMSTSAETAPAIGAATLVLQSQLVPLRGGPRWPDDLSEAVPAHA, from the coding sequence TTGGGCACAACGGCACGGGCCGTCCCACACACGACGAGCAGGGCCGCGGTCCTCGACGCCGTCCGCGCCGCGGGCACCATCAGCCGGGCCGGACTGGTGCGGGCCACCGGGTTCACCGGCGCCACGATCTCGACGGTCGTCCGCCGGCTCATCGACGACGGACTGGTCCTGGAGACCGGACGCGCCGAGTCGACCGGCGGCAAGCCACGAGTACTGCTCCGGCTCGACCGGAACGCCCGGTACGCGGTCGGCGTCCACCTGGACCCGCTCGGCACCACCTGCGTGCTCACCGACCTCACCGGGGCCGTCGTCTCACGGATGACCAGCGCGGGGACCGGCGCCGAGGACGCCGCCGCGGTCGTGGAGCGGACCGCCCACCAGATCGACGTGCTCGTGGAGGGCGCCGGGATCGACCGCGACCGCGTGCTCGGAGCGGGCCTGGTGTCGGCCACCCACGGGTCGCCCACACGGGAGCCGGTCCTGCGCTACTGGGCGGACTACCCGATCGGTGCGGAACTGCGCGAGAGGACCGGACTGCCGGTCGTGCTCGGCAACGACGCCACGGCGGCGGCGCTCGGCGAGTACTGGTCGGGTGCGGTCGGCGGTTCCTCGGCCTTCGCCGCGGTCTACATGGGCACCGGCGTGGGGGCCGGGCTGCTGCTCGACGGCATCCCCTACTCCGGGAGCAGCGGGAACGCGGGCGAGATCGGCCACGTGTGCGTCGACGTGGACGGGCCGCCCTGCTGGTGCGGGGCCCGGGGCTGCGTCGAGGCGATCGCCGGGCCGGCCGCCGTGGTGGCACTGGCCCGCGACGACGCCGCCCTGGCGCGTGCGGCGGGCCTGGCACAGGGGGCCGACGGGCCGCCGCCCTCGGTGGCCGCCGGGTTCGCGGCCGTGGTGCGCGCGGCGCGGCGCGGCGAGCCCACGGCCCGCGCCCTGCTGGACCGGTCCGCGCGGCGGCTCGCGGTGGCCGTGCGCGGGCTCGCCAACGTCATGGACCTGGACCTGCTCGTCCTGACGGGCGCGAGCCTGTCCGTGGCGGGGCCGGTCTACCTCCCGGCCATCCGCCGCGAGCTCGACCAGGCGTTCTTCGCCCGCGGAACGCACGGGGTCGAGGTGCGGATGTCGACATCGGCGGAGACGGCACCGGCCATCGGCGCCGCCACCCTGGTGCTCCAGTCCCAGCTCGTCCCGCTGCGCGGGGGCCCGCGGTGGCCGGACGACCTGTCCGAGGCGGTCCCGGCGCACGCCTGA
- a CDS encoding PadR family transcriptional regulator, with product MSLPHAILTALLEKPSSGLELTRRFDRSIGYFWSATHQQIYRELGKLEKSGLIRALPSAAPTRGGRKEYEVLPTGREELARWVSVAEDPRALRDPLPLRLRAAGVVGLGDLVAELRRHRRLHGRQLAEYREMERRDAARDQGTERDRVQRLVLRAGIDMETFWVTWLDDAIAELEPDAT from the coding sequence ATGTCCCTGCCCCACGCGATCCTGACCGCCCTGCTGGAGAAACCGTCCTCCGGACTGGAGCTGACCCGCCGCTTCGACCGCTCGATCGGGTACTTCTGGTCCGCCACCCACCAGCAGATCTACCGGGAACTGGGGAAGCTGGAGAAGTCGGGGCTCATCAGGGCGCTGCCGTCCGCCGCCCCGACGCGCGGGGGGCGCAAGGAGTACGAGGTCCTGCCCACCGGCCGGGAGGAGCTGGCGCGGTGGGTGTCGGTCGCCGAGGACCCCCGCGCCCTGCGCGACCCCCTCCCGCTGCGCCTGCGCGCGGCCGGGGTCGTCGGTCTGGGCGACCTGGTCGCGGAGCTGAGGCGCCACCGGCGGCTGCACGGCCGACAGCTGGCGGAGTACCGGGAGATGGAACGGCGCGACGCCGCCCGCGACCAGGGCACCGAGCGCGACCGGGTGCAGCGCCTGGTCCTGCGGGCCGGTATCGACATGGAGACCTTCTGGGTCACCTGGCTCGACGACGCCATCGCCGAACTGGAGCCGGACGCTACCTGA
- a CDS encoding Rieske 2Fe-2S domain-containing protein gives MRLGERVRAIERDERLDPAVSRLQRVADTVPEGPVRDLLHGVQLGHPAHPVTIHAPLGAWLSAALLDLLPGDHRGAAHTLVNVGLVTALPAAVTGLVDWSRLHERQQRVGVVHSVANGLGVLFLGGSSLARARGRHGWGVALTLGGLASVGVGGYLGGYLAYYRASGANSADDLIDVLPADWTDIGALDDFAEGEPAPADLGGAPVVVVRSGATVRALLGRCTHMGAPLAEGTLVDGCLRCPWHGSEFRVDDGSVVHGPATAGLESLETWVVDGRVLVRLPAAPT, from the coding sequence ATGAGACTCGGTGAACGCGTACGCGCGATCGAACGCGACGAACGGCTCGACCCCGCGGTGTCCCGACTCCAGCGTGTGGCCGACACGGTGCCCGAGGGTCCCGTGCGCGACCTGCTCCACGGCGTCCAGCTCGGGCACCCGGCGCATCCGGTCACGATCCACGCGCCCCTGGGCGCCTGGCTGTCGGCGGCACTGCTGGACCTGTTGCCGGGCGACCACCGCGGTGCCGCGCACACCCTGGTCAACGTCGGGCTCGTCACCGCCCTCCCTGCGGCGGTGACGGGTCTGGTCGACTGGTCGCGCCTGCACGAGCGGCAACAACGCGTGGGCGTGGTCCACTCGGTCGCCAACGGCCTCGGCGTCCTGTTCCTGGGCGGCTCGTCCCTGGCGCGGGCCCGCGGCCGGCACGGGTGGGGCGTCGCGCTGACCCTGGGCGGCCTGGCCTCGGTCGGGGTCGGCGGGTACCTCGGCGGGTACCTCGCCTACTACCGGGCGTCCGGCGCCAACAGCGCCGACGACCTCATCGACGTCCTGCCCGCGGACTGGACCGACATCGGCGCCCTCGACGATTTCGCCGAAGGCGAGCCCGCTCCCGCGGACCTGGGGGGCGCACCGGTCGTGGTCGTGCGGTCGGGCGCGACCGTGCGCGCGCTCCTCGGCAGGTGCACCCACATGGGCGCCCCGCTGGCGGAGGGGACGCTGGTCGACGGCTGCCTGCGGTGCCCGTGGCACGGCAGCGAGTTCCGGGTCGACGACGGCTCCGTCGTCCACGGGCCCGCCACCGCGGGGCTGGAGAGCCTGGAGACCTGGGTGGTCGACGGGCGCGTGCTCGTCCGCCTGCCCGCGGCCCCCACCTGA
- a CDS encoding NADPH-dependent 2,4-dienoyl-CoA reductase, with the protein MSEYPHLLEPLDLGFTTLPNRVIMGSMHVGLEEVPQGFERMAAFYAERARGGVGLIVTGGIAPNAEGATFKGAAKLTTEAEADEHRQITEAVHREGGRIAMQILHTGRYAFDENLVAPSAVQAPINPFVPRALADDEVERTIDDFARAAELAQRAGYDGVEVMGSEGYLINQFIVSATNQRDDRWGGSYENRMRFPVEIVRRVRERVGPDFILIYRLSMLDLVPGGSTSEEVLRLARAVEEAGATIINTGIGWHEARIPTIATSVPRGAYSRVTRRLMGEVSVPLVAVNRINTPEVAESVLAEGHADMVSLARPLLADSHFVAKARAGAAEEINTCIGCNQACLDHTFNLKVTSCLVNPRACHETELVLSPTRVRKNVAVVGAGPAGLAFSVSAAEVGHAVTLFDSAAEIGGQLNMARRVPGKEEFDETLRYFRVQLDKHGVDLRLGTTVTADDLDGYDEVVIATGVSPRTPDIPGIDHPKVVGYVDVLRGGAPVGEKVAVIGAGGIGFDVAEFLTDGGEGASQDPDEFFRQWGVDTELTAPGGLRRPERSAAPRSVHLLQRKTTKVGAGLGKTTGWIHRLELRHRGVEMVAGADYDRIDDEGLHLTVDGEKRVLDVDTIVVCAGQDPRRDLADALTAAGRTVHVIGGADVAAELDAKRAIDQGTRLAASL; encoded by the coding sequence ATGAGCGAGTACCCCCACCTCCTGGAACCCCTGGACCTGGGCTTCACCACCCTGCCCAACCGCGTCATCATGGGATCGATGCACGTGGGCCTGGAGGAGGTCCCCCAGGGCTTCGAGCGGATGGCGGCCTTCTACGCCGAGCGCGCCCGCGGCGGCGTCGGCCTGATCGTCACGGGCGGCATCGCCCCCAACGCCGAGGGCGCCACCTTCAAGGGCGCCGCCAAGCTCACCACCGAGGCCGAGGCCGACGAGCACCGCCAGATCACCGAGGCCGTCCACCGCGAGGGCGGCCGGATCGCGATGCAGATCCTGCACACCGGCCGCTACGCCTTCGACGAGAACCTGGTCGCGCCCAGCGCCGTCCAGGCGCCCATCAACCCGTTCGTCCCCCGCGCCCTCGCCGACGACGAGGTCGAGCGCACCATCGACGACTTCGCGCGGGCCGCGGAACTCGCCCAGCGCGCCGGCTACGACGGCGTCGAGGTCATGGGCTCCGAGGGCTACCTCATCAACCAGTTCATCGTCTCCGCGACCAACCAGCGCGACGACCGCTGGGGCGGCTCCTACGAGAACCGCATGCGCTTCCCCGTCGAGATCGTCCGGCGCGTCCGCGAGCGCGTGGGCCCCGACTTCATCCTGATCTACCGGCTCTCCATGCTCGACCTCGTGCCCGGCGGCTCCACCTCCGAGGAGGTCCTTCGCCTGGCCAGGGCCGTCGAGGAGGCCGGAGCCACCATCATCAACACCGGCATCGGCTGGCACGAGGCGCGCATCCCCACCATCGCCACCTCGGTGCCGCGCGGCGCCTACAGCCGGGTGACGCGGCGCCTCATGGGCGAGGTGTCCGTGCCGCTCGTCGCGGTCAACCGCATCAACACCCCCGAGGTCGCCGAGTCCGTCCTCGCCGAGGGCCACGCCGACATGGTCTCCCTCGCCCGTCCCCTCCTGGCCGACTCCCACTTCGTGGCCAAGGCCCGCGCGGGCGCGGCCGAGGAGATCAACACCTGCATCGGCTGCAACCAGGCCTGCCTGGACCACACCTTCAACCTCAAGGTCACGTCCTGCCTGGTGAACCCGCGGGCCTGCCACGAGACCGAGCTGGTGCTCTCCCCCACGCGTGTGCGCAAGAACGTCGCCGTGGTCGGCGCCGGACCCGCCGGACTGGCCTTCTCCGTCTCCGCCGCCGAGGTCGGCCACGCGGTCACGCTGTTCGACTCCGCCGCGGAGATCGGCGGCCAGCTGAACATGGCGCGCCGGGTGCCCGGCAAGGAGGAGTTCGACGAGACCCTGCGCTACTTCCGGGTCCAGCTCGACAAGCACGGCGTCGACCTGCGGCTGGGCACCACGGTCACCGCCGACGACCTCGACGGCTACGACGAGGTCGTCATCGCCACCGGCGTCTCGCCCCGCACCCCCGACATCCCCGGGATCGACCACCCCAAGGTGGTCGGCTACGTGGACGTCCTGCGGGGAGGGGCCCCCGTGGGCGAGAAGGTGGCCGTGATCGGCGCCGGCGGCATCGGCTTCGACGTGGCCGAGTTCCTCACCGACGGCGGCGAGGGCGCCTCCCAGGACCCCGACGAGTTCTTCCGCCAGTGGGGCGTGGACACCGAACTCACCGCTCCCGGCGGGCTCCGCCGCCCCGAGCGCTCCGCCGCACCGCGCTCCGTCCACCTCCTCCAGCGCAAGACCACCAAGGTCGGCGCCGGGCTGGGCAAGACCACCGGGTGGATCCACCGCCTGGAGCTGCGCCACCGCGGCGTGGAGATGGTCGCGGGCGCCGACTACGACCGGATCGACGACGAGGGCCTGCACCTGACCGTGGACGGTGAGAAGCGCGTCCTGGACGTCGACACCATCGTGGTCTGCGCCGGGCAGGACCCCCGCCGGGACCTCGCCGACGCGCTCACCGCCGCCGGCCGCACGGTGCACGTCATCGGTGGCGCCGACGTGGCCGCCGAGCTGGACGCCAAGCGCGCCATCGACCAGGGCACGCGCCTGGCCGCGTCGCTCTAA